A DNA window from Patagioenas fasciata isolate bPatFas1 chromosome 1, bPatFas1.hap1, whole genome shotgun sequence contains the following coding sequences:
- the SPRYD7 gene encoding SPRY domain-containing protein 7, translated as MAASVFCCFSWCRGGGAGHIPLKEMPAVHLDTQRMGTDVVIVKNGRRICGTGGCLANAPLHQNKSYFEFKVQSTGIWGIGVATQKANLNQIPLGRDVHSLVMRNDGALYYNNEEKNRLPANSLPQEGDVVGITYDHVELNVYLNGKNMHCPASGIRGTVYPVVYVDDSAILDCQFSEFYHTPPPGFEKILFEQQIF; from the exons ATGGCTGCCTCCGtgttctgctgcttctcctggtGCAGGGGCGGCGGCGCCGGACACATCCCGCTGAAGGAGATGCCGGCGGTGCATCTCGACACGCAGCGCATGG gAACGGATGTTGTTATTGTTAAAAATGGCAGAAGAATATGTGGCACAGGAGGCTGCTTAGCCAATGCACCTTTGCATCAGAACAAGAGCTATTTTGAGTTCAAAGTCCAGTCCACAG GGATTTGGGGTATTGGAGTTGCAACCCAGAAAGCAAACTTGAATCAAATTCCACTTGGTCGAGATGTCCATAGCCTGGTGATGAGGAATGATGGAGCTCTCTACTATAACAATGAGGAGAAAAATAGACTACCAGCAAACAGCCTTCCTCAGGAGGGCGATGTGGTG GGTATTACATATGACCATGTAGAATTAAATGTATATTTAAATGGGAAGAACATGCATTGTCCAGCTTCAGGAATCCGAGGGACTGTCTATCCAGTGGTCTATG TTGATGACAGTGCAATTCTGGATTGTCAGTTCAGTGAATTTTATCATACACCTCCGCCAGGGTTTGAAAAGATCCTCTTTGAGCAGCAAATCTTCTGA